The following proteins are co-located in the Neisseria sp. Marseille-Q6792 genome:
- the yihA gene encoding ribosome biogenesis GTP-binding protein YihA/YsxC, translated as MNLFQNAKFFTTVNHLKDLPDTPLEIAFVGRSNAGKSSAINALTNHVRLAYVSKTPGRTQHINFFELQNGNFLVDLPGYGYAQVPEAIRAHWVKLLGDYLQQRKQLIGLILIMDARHPLKELDIRMLDFFHTTGRPVHILLSKADKLSKNEQIKTLSHVKKLLKPYSERQNISVQLFSSLKKQGLEEVNQTVGSWFAATDVALCLSVED; from the coding sequence ATGAATCTTTTTCAAAACGCCAAGTTCTTCACAACAGTCAACCACCTTAAAGACCTGCCCGACACCCCTCTCGAAATTGCCTTTGTCGGCAGGAGCAATGCCGGAAAATCCAGTGCTATCAACGCCCTGACCAACCACGTCCGCCTCGCTTATGTTTCCAAGACACCCGGACGGACGCAGCATATCAACTTCTTCGAGCTTCAAAACGGTAATTTCCTGGTTGACCTGCCCGGCTACGGTTATGCACAAGTTCCGGAAGCAATACGGGCTCACTGGGTCAAGCTGCTCGGCGACTATCTGCAACAACGCAAACAGCTTATCGGTCTGATTCTGATTATGGACGCACGCCATCCTCTAAAAGAACTCGACATCCGTATGTTGGATTTTTTCCACACCACAGGCCGACCGGTTCACATCCTACTTTCAAAAGCCGACAAGTTATCCAAAAACGAACAGATTAAAACCCTGTCCCACGTTAAAAAACTGCTTAAGCCATATTCTGAAAGGCAAAACATCAGCGTACAGCTGTTTTCCAGCCTGAAAAAACAAGGTTTAGAAGAAGTAAACCAAACCGTTGGAAGCTGGTTTGCTGCAACAGATGTTGCCTTATGCCTCTCAGTAGAAGACTGA
- the tsaD gene encoding tRNA (adenosine(37)-N6)-threonylcarbamoyltransferase complex transferase subunit TsaD, with the protein MLVLGIESSCDETGVALYDTERGLRAHCLHTQMAMHAEYGGVVPELASRDHIRRLVPLTEGCLAQAGASYGDIDAVAFTQGPGLGGALLAGSSYANALALALDKPVIPVHHLEGHLLSPLLAEEKPDFPFVALLVSGGHTQIMAVRGIGDYELLGESVDDAAGEAFDKTAKLLGLPYPGGAKLSELAESGRPEAFVFPRPMIHSDDLQMSFSGLKTAVLTAVEKVREANGSETIPEQTRNDICRAFQDAVVDVLEAKVKKALLQTGFRTVVVAGGVGANRKLRETFGNMTVQIPTPKGKPKHPSEKVSVFFPPMVYCTDNGAMIAFAGAMHLKTGREAGAFNVRPRWPLSEIVK; encoded by the coding sequence ATGTTGGTATTAGGAATCGAGTCTTCTTGCGACGAAACAGGCGTTGCGCTTTACGATACGGAACGCGGATTGCGGGCGCACTGCCTGCACACTCAAATGGCAATGCACGCCGAATACGGCGGGGTTGTGCCGGAATTAGCAAGCCGCGACCATATCCGCCGCCTTGTTCCGTTGACTGAAGGCTGTTTGGCGCAGGCGGGCGCATCGTATGGCGACATTGACGCGGTTGCCTTTACGCAAGGGCCTGGTTTGGGCGGTGCGCTGCTGGCGGGTTCGAGCTACGCCAACGCGCTGGCTTTAGCGTTGGACAAGCCTGTTATTCCCGTCCATCATTTGGAAGGACATCTGCTGTCGCCGCTGTTGGCGGAGGAAAAACCCGACTTTCCTTTTGTCGCGCTGTTGGTTTCGGGCGGGCATACGCAGATTATGGCGGTCAGGGGCATAGGCGACTACGAGCTTTTGGGCGAGAGCGTCGATGATGCGGCGGGCGAGGCATTCGACAAAACGGCGAAACTGTTGGGCTTGCCGTATCCGGGCGGTGCGAAACTGTCGGAACTTGCGGAATCGGGCAGGCCCGAAGCGTTTGTTTTTCCGCGCCCGATGATTCATTCCGACGATTTGCAGATGAGTTTTTCAGGTTTGAAAACCGCTGTTTTGACTGCCGTTGAAAAAGTGCGTGAGGCAAACGGTTCGGAAACCATACCCGAGCAAACCCGCAACGATATTTGCCGTGCGTTTCAAGATGCGGTGGTAGATGTGTTGGAGGCAAAAGTGAAAAAAGCCCTGTTGCAGACAGGGTTCAGAACCGTAGTGGTCGCCGGCGGGGTCGGTGCAAACCGCAAACTCCGCGAAACTTTCGGCAACATGACGGTACAAATCCCGACCCCCAAAGGCAAGCCGAAACATCCGTCCGAAAAAGTCAGCGTGTTTTTCCCGCCGATGGTATACTGCACGGACAACGGTGCCATGATTGCCTTTGCAGGTGCAATGCATTTGAAAACGGGTAGGGAGGCCGGTGCATTTAATGTACGCCCGCGCTGGCCGTTGTCCGAAATCGTCAAATGA
- a CDS encoding cytochrome c biogenesis protein ResB yields the protein MRFAVALLSLLGIASVIGTVLQQNQPQTDYLVKFGPFWVQIFGFLGLYDVYASAWFVVIMLFLVISTSLCLIRNVPPFWREMKSFREKVKEKSLAAMRHSSLLDVKIAPEVAKRYLEVQGFQGKTINREDGSVLIAAKKGTMNKWGYIFAHIALIVICLGGLIDSNLLLKLGMLTGRIVPDNQAVYAKDFKPESILGASNLSFRGNVNISEGQSADVVFLNADNGMLVQDLPFEVKLKKFHIDFYNTGMPRDFASDIEVTDKATGEKLERTIRVNHPLTLHGITIYQASFADGGSDLTFKAWNLGDASREPVVLKATSMRQFPLNIGRHKYRLEFDQFTSMNVEDMSEGAEREKSLKSTLNDVRAVTQEGKKYTNIGPSIVYRIRDAAGQAVEYKNYMLPVLQEQDYFWITGTRSGLQQQYRWLRIPLDKQGKVDTFMALREFLKDGEGRKRLVADATKDAPAEIREQFMLAAENTLNIFAQKGYLGLDEFITSNIPKEQQDKMQGYFYEMLYGVMNAALDETIRRYGLPEWQQDEARNRFLLHSMDAYTGLTEYPASMLLQLDGFSEVRSSGLQMTRSPGSLLVYLGSVLLVLGTVFMFYVREKRAWILFSDGKIRFAMSSARSERDLQKEFPKHVESLQRLGKDLNHD from the coding sequence ATGCGTTTTGCGGTCGCCTTGCTCAGTCTGCTGGGTATTGCATCGGTTATCGGCACGGTGTTACAGCAAAACCAGCCGCAGACGGATTATCTGGTCAAATTCGGACCATTTTGGGTGCAGATTTTTGGTTTTCTGGGACTGTATGATGTCTATGCTTCGGCATGGTTCGTTGTCATTATGCTCTTTTTGGTCATCTCGACCAGTTTGTGCCTGATTCGCAATGTGCCGCCGTTCTGGCGCGAAATGAAGTCTTTTCGAGAAAAGGTTAAAGAAAAATCTCTGGCGGCGATGCGCCACTCTTCGCTGTTGGATGTAAAAATTGCCCCCGAAGTTGCCAAACGTTATCTGGAGGTGCAGGGTTTTCAGGGAAAAACCATTAACCGTGAAGACGGTTCGGTTCTGATTGCCGCCAAAAAAGGCACGATGAACAAATGGGGCTATATCTTTGCCCATATTGCTTTGATTGTCATTTGCCTGGGTGGGCTGATAGACAGTAACCTGCTGTTGAAACTGGGTATGCTGACCGGTCGGATTGTTCCGGACAATCAGGCGGTTTATGCTAAGGATTTCAAGCCCGAAAGTATTTTGGGTGCGTCCAATCTCTCATTTAGGGGCAACGTCAATATTTCCGAAGGGCAAAGTGCGGATGTGGTTTTCCTTAATGCTGACAACGGGATGTTGGTTCAGGACTTGCCTTTTGAAGTCAAACTGAAAAAATTTCATATCGACTTTTACAATACCGGTATGCCGCGCGATTTTGCCAGTGATATTGAAGTAACGGACAAGGCAACCGGTGAGAAACTCGAGCGGACCATCCGCGTGAACCATCCTTTGACCTTGCACGGCATCACGATTTATCAGGCGAGTTTTGCCGACGGCGGTTCGGATTTGACATTCAAGGCGTGGAATTTGGGTGATGCTTCGCGCGAACCTGTTGTATTGAAGGCAACATCCATGCGGCAGTTCCCGCTGAATATCGGCAGGCATAAATACCGTCTTGAATTTGATCAATTTACTTCGATGAATGTGGAGGACATGAGCGAGGGTGCGGAACGGGAAAAAAGTCTGAAATCCACGCTGAACGATGTCCGCGCCGTTACTCAGGAAGGTAAGAAATACACCAATATTGGTCCTTCCATCGTGTACCGCATTCGTGATGCGGCAGGGCAGGCGGTCGAATATAAAAACTATATGCTGCCGGTTTTGCAGGAACAGGATTATTTTTGGATTACCGGCACGCGCAGCGGTTTGCAACAGCAATACCGCTGGCTGCGTATTCCTTTGGACAAACAAGGGAAAGTGGACACTTTCATGGCATTGCGCGAGTTTTTGAAAGATGGGGAAGGGCGCAAACGTCTGGTTGCCGACGCAACCAAAGACGCGCCTGCCGAAATCCGCGAACAATTCATGCTGGCTGCGGAAAACACGCTGAACATCTTTGCACAAAAAGGCTATTTGGGATTGGACGAATTTATTACGTCCAATATCCCGAAAGAGCAGCAGGATAAGATGCAGGGCTATTTCTACGAAATGCTTTACGGCGTGATGAACGCTGCTTTGGATGAAACCATACGCCGGTACGGCTTGCCCGAATGGCAGCAGGATGAAGCGCGGAACCGTTTCCTGCTGCACAGTATGGATGCCTATACGGGGCTGACGGAATATCCCGCGTCCATGCTGCTCCAGCTTGACGGGTTTTCGGAAGTGCGCTCTTCAGGTTTGCAGATGACCCGCTCGCCCGGTTCGCTTTTGGTCTATCTTGGTTCGGTATTGTTGGTTTTAGGTACGGTATTCATGTTTTATGTTCGGGAAAAGCGCGCATGGATATTGTTTTCAGACGGCAAAATCCGTTTTGCCATGTCTTCGGCCCGCAGCGAACGGGATTTGCAGAAGGAATTTCCAAAACATGTCGAGAGTCTGCAACGGCTCGGCAAGGACTTGAATCATGACTGA
- the dacB gene encoding D-alanyl-D-alanine carboxypeptidase/D-alanyl-D-alanine-endopeptidase — protein sequence MNFPKTAAFLLLLLTSLAAHALDTGRIPQNEIAVYVQELGSGRVVIDHRADVPVNPASTMKLVTAFAAFKTFGSNYRWATEFKSNGKVSNGTLDGDLYWAGSGDPVFNQENLLDVQKQLRDKGIRNITGHLILDHKLWGEVGSPDHFEADSGSPFMTPPNPTMLSAGMVMVRAERNAAGSTDILTDPPLPHIFAQNNLKITASQAACPSVKKLMRASFSDNTLKLRGNIPESCLGKPVGVRMFALDELIRQSFTNHWLLGGGRISDGIGIADTPEGAQTLAVAHSKPMKEILTDMNKRSDNLIARSVFLKLGGNGKLPAVSEQAASAVRRELAVSGIDVADLVLENGSGLSRKERVTARMMAQMLETAYFSPFAQDFIDTLPIAGTDGTLRNRFKQSGGLLRLKTGTLNNVRALAGYWLGDKPMVVVVIINSGRAVSLLPDLDNFVAKNIISGGDGWLDAKLMCKERRA from the coding sequence ATGAATTTCCCCAAAACAGCGGCCTTTCTGCTGCTGCTTCTCACCTCCCTCGCCGCACACGCGCTCGATACCGGCCGCATTCCGCAAAACGAAATCGCCGTATATGTCCAAGAACTCGGCAGCGGCAGGGTCGTCATCGACCACCGCGCGGATGTCCCCGTCAATCCCGCCTCCACGATGAAACTCGTTACCGCGTTTGCCGCCTTCAAAACCTTCGGCAGCAATTACCGCTGGGCAACCGAGTTTAAAAGCAACGGCAAAGTGAGTAACGGCACGCTGGATGGCGATTTGTATTGGGCAGGCAGCGGCGACCCCGTTTTCAATCAGGAAAACCTGCTTGATGTTCAAAAACAGTTGCGCGACAAAGGCATCCGCAATATCACGGGACACCTGATACTCGACCACAAGCTGTGGGGCGAAGTCGGCAGTCCCGACCATTTTGAAGCCGACAGCGGTTCGCCGTTTATGACGCCCCCAAATCCGACTATGCTGTCTGCCGGTATGGTTATGGTGCGCGCCGAACGCAATGCCGCCGGCAGTACCGACATCCTCACCGATCCGCCTTTGCCGCATATTTTCGCCCAAAACAACTTGAAAATTACCGCCTCCCAAGCTGCCTGCCCTTCGGTAAAAAAACTGATGCGTGCATCTTTTTCGGACAATACGCTGAAATTGCGCGGCAATATTCCCGAAAGCTGTTTGGGCAAGCCTGTCGGTGTCCGGATGTTCGCGCTTGACGAACTGATCCGGCAAAGTTTTACCAACCACTGGCTGCTCGGCGGCGGACGGATTTCAGACGGCATCGGCATAGCCGACACACCGGAAGGCGCGCAGACGCTTGCCGTTGCACACTCAAAGCCGATGAAGGAAATTTTGACGGACATGAACAAGCGTTCGGACAATCTGATTGCGCGTTCCGTCTTCCTCAAACTCGGCGGCAACGGCAAACTACCCGCGGTTTCCGAACAGGCAGCGTCTGCCGTCCGGCGTGAACTTGCCGTGTCGGGCATCGATGTTGCGGATTTGGTTTTGGAAAACGGTTCGGGTCTGTCCAGAAAAGAAAGGGTAACGGCGAGAATGATGGCTCAAATGTTGGAAACGGCTTATTTCAGCCCGTTTGCACAAGATTTCATCGACACGCTCCCTATCGCCGGTACAGACGGAACTTTACGCAACCGCTTCAAACAAAGCGGCGGGCTGCTGCGCCTGAAAACCGGCACGCTCAACAATGTCCGCGCCCTTGCAGGCTACTGGCTGGGCGACAAACCGATGGTCGTCGTCGTCATCATCAACAGCGGACGTGCCGTTTCCCTGCTGCCCGACTTGGACAACTTCGTTGCCAAAAACATCATCTCTGGCGGCGACGGCTGGCTGGATGCGAAACTGATGTGCAAAGAACGCCGCGCCTGA
- a CDS encoding cytochrome c4, translating into MKRLTLLAFVLAAGAVSASPKADVEKGKQVAATVCAACHAADGNSGIAMYPRLAAQHTAYIYHQTIGIRDGKRTHGSAAVMKPMVMNLSDQDILNVSAFYAKQQPKSGEANPKENPELGAKIYRGGLSDKKLPACMSCHGPSGAGMPGGGSEIQAYPRLGGQHQAYIIDQMNAYKSGQRKNAIMADIANRMSEEDLKAVANFIQGLR; encoded by the coding sequence ATGAAACGATTGACTTTATTGGCCTTTGTTTTGGCTGCCGGTGCGGTTTCCGCATCTCCCAAAGCAGACGTGGAAAAAGGCAAACAGGTTGCCGCAACGGTTTGTGCGGCTTGCCATGCAGCAGACGGTAACAGCGGCATTGCGATGTATCCGCGTTTGGCGGCACAGCATACTGCTTACATCTATCATCAAACTATCGGTATCCGTGACGGCAAACGCACCCACGGTTCGGCAGCTGTGATGAAGCCAATGGTAATGAATTTGAGCGATCAGGATATTTTGAATGTATCCGCATTCTATGCCAAACAGCAGCCCAAATCCGGCGAAGCCAATCCTAAGGAAAATCCCGAATTGGGCGCGAAAATCTATCGTGGCGGTTTGAGCGATAAAAAATTGCCGGCGTGTATGTCCTGCCACGGTCCGAGCGGTGCAGGTATGCCCGGGGGGGGAAGTGAAATTCAGGCTTATCCGCGCTTGGGAGGACAACATCAGGCATATATTATCGACCAGATGAACGCTTATAAATCCGGTCAGCGCAAAAATGCCATTATGGCGGATATTGCAAACCGAATGTCCGAAGAAGATTTAAAAGCAGTTGCTAACTTTATCCAGGGTTTGCGTTAA
- the ccsB gene encoding c-type cytochrome biogenesis protein CcsB — MTEHYKTLPEHELLVRKSFIRNLNIWDWVFAALVFSGTVFVQTRSGMHMDIYETVMLWASAGIAVFLGWFFKPMRWFVPLSVLLAYAAVDLYGGNIKSAEIFLLRYFLSSQSAIMWQCAFVFFALFAYISGAVLASVKNVLTNTLLGMGTVFAWVSAVAGFTGLLVRWHESYLLRPDAGHIPVSNLYEVFILFLVITALMYLYYEGKFAVQKLGGFVFGFMAVVVGFVLWYSVSREAHTIQPLIPALQSWWMKIHVPANFIGYGAFCISAMLGIAELVSLRAEEKGGKLWLPPSALIDEVMYKAIAVGFLFFTIATILGALWAADAWGRYWSWDPKETWAFIVWLNYAVWLHLRLVAGWRGKVLAWWAIIGLFVTAFAFIGVNMFLSGLHSYGTL, encoded by the coding sequence ATGACTGAACACTATAAAACCCTTCCTGAACACGAACTGCTGGTCCGAAAGTCTTTTATCCGTAATTTGAATATCTGGGATTGGGTGTTTGCCGCGCTGGTTTTTTCGGGTACGGTTTTCGTACAGACCCGTTCCGGTATGCATATGGACATTTACGAAACGGTCATGTTGTGGGCGAGTGCCGGTATTGCCGTGTTTTTGGGTTGGTTTTTCAAACCGATGCGCTGGTTTGTTCCTTTAAGCGTATTGCTTGCCTATGCCGCCGTCGATCTGTATGGCGGCAACATCAAATCGGCAGAGATTTTCCTATTGCGGTATTTCCTCAGCAGCCAATCGGCGATTATGTGGCAGTGCGCCTTTGTCTTTTTCGCCCTGTTCGCCTATATTTCGGGCGCGGTTTTGGCAAGCGTAAAAAATGTGCTGACCAACACGCTGTTGGGTATGGGAACCGTGTTTGCATGGGTGTCTGCCGTAGCAGGCTTTACCGGTCTGCTGGTACGTTGGCACGAAAGCTATCTGCTCCGTCCGGATGCCGGTCATATTCCCGTGTCCAATCTTTATGAAGTCTTCATCCTGTTTTTGGTGATTACCGCGCTGATGTATTTGTATTACGAGGGTAAATTTGCCGTGCAGAAATTGGGCGGCTTCGTGTTCGGCTTTATGGCGGTCGTGGTTGGATTTGTCTTGTGGTACAGCGTGTCCCGCGAGGCGCACACCATCCAGCCGCTGATTCCCGCGCTCCAGTCTTGGTGGATGAAAATCCACGTTCCGGCAAACTTTATCGGTTACGGCGCGTTCTGTATTTCCGCGATGCTCGGTATTGCCGAACTGGTTTCCCTGCGTGCGGAAGAAAAGGGCGGAAAACTGTGGCTGCCGCCGTCGGCATTGATCGACGAGGTGATGTATAAGGCGATTGCCGTCGGTTTTCTGTTTTTCACCATTGCCACCATTTTGGGTGCGCTGTGGGCGGCGGATGCTTGGGGACGCTATTGGAGTTGGGACCCGAAAGAGACTTGGGCGTTTATCGTTTGGTTGAATTATGCCGTGTGGCTGCATTTGCGGCTGGTTGCCGGTTGGCGCGGCAAAGTGCTGGCGTGGTGGGCGATTATCGGTTTGTTCGTAACCGCATTTGCCTTTATCGGGGTCAATATGTTCTTGAGCGGCCTGCATTCTTACGGAACGCTTTGA
- a CDS encoding lysophospholipid acyltransferase family protein has protein sequence MFRLQFGLFPPLRTAMHILLTALLKSFSLLPLPFLHKLGVFLGHLAFYLRKEDRERIIANMRQAGMNPDPKTVKAVFAETAKGGLELALAFFKKPEDIETLFKSVQGWEYVQEALDKHEGLLFITPHIGSYDLGGRYISQRLPFPLTAMYKPPKIKAIDKIMQAGRVRGKGKTAPTSIQGVKQIIKALRSGEATIVLPDHVPSPQEGGEGVWVDFFGKPAYTMTLAAKLAHVKGVKTLFFCCERLPGGQGFDLHIRPVQGELNGDKAHDAAVFNRNAEYWIRRFPTQYLFMYNRYKAP, from the coding sequence ATGTTTCGTTTACAATTCGGGCTGTTTCCCCCTTTGCGAACCGCCATGCACATCCTGTTGACCGCCCTGCTCAAATCCTTTTCCCTGCTGCCCCTACCCTTTCTGCACAAATTAGGTGTTTTCCTCGGACATCTGGCGTTTTACCTGCGCAAAGAAGACCGGGAACGCATTATTGCCAATATGCGTCAGGCAGGCATGAATCCCGACCCAAAAACGGTCAAAGCCGTATTTGCGGAAACGGCAAAAGGCGGTTTGGAACTTGCCCTCGCATTTTTCAAAAAACCGGAGGACATCGAAACACTGTTCAAGTCGGTACAGGGTTGGGAGTATGTTCAAGAAGCTTTGGACAAACACGAAGGGCTGCTGTTTATCACGCCGCACATCGGCAGCTACGACTTAGGGGGGCGATATATCAGTCAACGGCTGCCATTCCCCTTAACCGCCATGTATAAACCGCCGAAAATCAAAGCGATAGACAAAATCATGCAGGCGGGCAGGGTTCGCGGCAAAGGCAAAACCGCGCCTACCAGCATACAAGGGGTCAAACAAATCATCAAAGCCCTGCGTTCGGGCGAAGCAACCATCGTCCTGCCCGACCACGTCCCCTCCCCTCAAGAAGGCGGGGAAGGCGTATGGGTGGATTTCTTCGGCAAACCTGCCTATACCATGACGCTGGCGGCAAAATTGGCACACGTCAAAGGCGTGAAAACCCTGTTTTTCTGCTGCGAACGCCTGCCTGGCGGACAGGGTTTCGATTTGCACATCCGCCCCGTCCAAGGGGAATTGAACGGCGACAAAGCCCACGATGCCGCCGTGTTCAACCGCAATGCCGAATATTGGATACGCCGTTTTCCTACCCAGTATCTGTTTATGTACAACCGCTATAAGGCACCGTAA
- a CDS encoding NADPH-dependent FMN reductase, translating to MIVAKKISILVGSLRRASFARKVALNAVQMFPEDYQAEIVEIGHLPLYNFDYDDPAVEDVPLPESYTAFRETIKASDGILFVTSENNRTVPACLKNAVDIGSKPNADVAWKNKPAGIISHSVGKMGGYSSQKNLRLALSYFDMPLTGQPEVFLGNSPTLFDENGKLIDSARDFVQSYINQFVSLVEKHAK from the coding sequence ATGATTGTGGCTAAGAAAATCAGTATTTTGGTGGGCAGCCTGCGCCGTGCTTCGTTTGCGCGCAAAGTGGCATTGAATGCGGTACAGATGTTTCCAGAAGACTATCAGGCGGAAATTGTCGAAATCGGACATCTGCCGCTTTATAATTTCGATTATGACGACCCTGCGGTGGAAGATGTGCCGCTGCCCGAAAGCTACACGGCTTTCCGCGAAACGATTAAGGCTTCAGACGGCATTTTGTTCGTTACGTCCGAAAACAACCGCACTGTTCCCGCCTGTTTGAAAAATGCGGTGGACATCGGTTCTAAACCGAATGCCGATGTGGCTTGGAAAAACAAACCTGCCGGCATCATCAGCCATTCCGTCGGCAAGATGGGGGGCTACAGTTCTCAAAAAAACCTGCGTCTTGCCCTGTCTTATTTCGATATGCCGCTGACAGGGCAGCCTGAGGTGTTTTTGGGCAATTCGCCGACGCTGTTTGATGAAAACGGCAAATTGATCGACTCGGCAAGGGATTTTGTTCAGTCATATATTAATCAGTTTGTCTCTCTGGTGGAGAAACACGCAAAATAG
- the metK gene encoding methionine adenosyltransferase — translation MSEYLFTSESVSEGHPDKVADQVSDAILDAILAQDPKARVAAETLVNTGLCVLAGEITTTAQVDYIKVARETIKRIGYNSSELGFDANGCAVGVYYDQQSPDIAQGVNEGEGIDLNQGAGDQGLMFGYACDETPTLMPFAIYYSHRLMQRQSELRKDGRLPWLRPDAKAQLTVVYDSETGKVKRIDTVVLSTQHDPAISHEELSKAVIEQIIKPVLPSELLTDETKYLINPTGRFVIGGPQGDCGLTGRKIIVDTYGGAAPHGGGAFSGKDPSKVDRSAAYACRYVAKNIVAAGLATQCQIQVSYAIGVAEPTSISIDTFGTGKISEEKLIALVREHFDLRPKGIVQMLDLLRPIYGKSAAYGHFGREEPEFTWERTDKAAALKAAAGL, via the coding sequence ATGAGCGAATATCTGTTTACTTCCGAATCGGTATCCGAAGGCCATCCGGACAAAGTGGCCGACCAAGTGTCCGATGCGATTTTGGATGCCATCTTGGCTCAAGACCCCAAAGCTCGCGTCGCGGCGGAAACCTTGGTCAACACAGGCTTGTGCGTATTGGCAGGTGAAATCACCACTACTGCCCAAGTGGACTACATCAAAGTCGCACGCGAAACCATCAAACGCATCGGCTACAACTCGTCCGAGCTGGGTTTTGATGCCAACGGCTGCGCAGTCGGCGTGTACTACGACCAACAATCTCCGGACATCGCCCAAGGCGTGAACGAAGGCGAAGGCATCGACCTGAACCAAGGCGCGGGCGACCAAGGCTTGATGTTCGGTTACGCCTGCGACGAAACCCCGACCCTGATGCCGTTTGCCATCTATTACAGCCACCGCCTGATGCAGCGTCAAAGTGAATTGCGTAAAGACGGCCGCCTGCCTTGGCTGCGTCCCGACGCAAAAGCGCAGCTGACCGTGGTTTACGACAGCGAAACCGGCAAAGTAAAACGCATCGATACTGTCGTCCTGTCCACCCAGCATGATCCTGCCATCAGCCATGAAGAACTGAGCAAAGCCGTGATTGAGCAGATTATCAAGCCCGTTTTGCCGTCTGAACTGCTGACTGACGAAACCAAATACCTGATCAACCCGACCGGCCGCTTCGTCATCGGCGGCCCGCAAGGCGACTGCGGCTTGACCGGCCGTAAAATCATCGTCGATACCTATGGTGGCGCAGCTCCGCACGGCGGCGGCGCATTCTCCGGCAAAGACCCGTCCAAGGTTGACCGTTCCGCCGCCTACGCCTGCCGCTACGTTGCGAAAAACATCGTCGCCGCAGGCTTGGCAACCCAATGCCAAATCCAAGTTTCCTACGCTATCGGCGTTGCCGAACCGACTTCGATTTCCATCGACACTTTCGGCACAGGCAAAATCAGCGAGGAAAAACTGATTGCGCTGGTTCGCGAACATTTCGACCTGCGCCCCAAAGGCATCGTCCAAATGCTCGACCTCTTGCGCCCGATTTACGGAAAATCCGCCGCTTACGGACATTTCGGCCGCGAAGAACCCGAGTTTACTTGGGAGCGCACCGACAAAGCGGCCGCATTGAAAGCAGCCGCCGGTCTGTAA
- a CDS encoding response regulator transcription factor, with amino-acid sequence MRVLLVEDDAMIAEAVSASLKDGGYAVDWVKNGAQVAAAAAAQPYDLMLLDLGLPGRDGLDVLSEIRAAGCTVPVLIVTARDDLYSRLNGLDGGADDYIVKPFDMAELKARMRAVLRRGGGQGQVCLSNGVISLNPATYQAEIVAEGRQVALSNKEFSVLQALLARPGVILSRSDLEDKIYGWGEEVESNAVDFLIHALRKKLGKESIQNVRGVGWLVPAAV; translated from the coding sequence ATGCGTGTATTGTTGGTTGAAGACGATGCGATGATTGCGGAGGCGGTGTCGGCAAGTTTGAAAGACGGCGGCTATGCGGTGGATTGGGTCAAAAACGGCGCGCAGGTTGCGGCGGCGGCCGCTGCCCAGCCTTATGACCTGATGCTGCTGGATTTGGGTTTGCCGGGGCGGGATGGTTTGGATGTTTTGTCGGAAATACGCGCGGCAGGCTGTACCGTCCCCGTGCTGATCGTGACGGCGCGGGATGATTTGTACAGCCGGCTGAACGGTTTGGACGGCGGTGCGGACGACTATATCGTCAAGCCGTTCGATATGGCGGAGCTTAAGGCGCGGATGCGGGCGGTGTTGCGGCGCGGCGGCGGTCAGGGACAGGTTTGCCTGTCCAACGGCGTGATTTCGCTGAATCCGGCAACGTATCAGGCGGAAATTGTTGCCGAAGGGCGGCAGGTCGCGTTGAGCAATAAGGAGTTTTCGGTATTGCAGGCTTTGCTGGCGAGGCCGGGCGTGATTTTGTCGCGTTCGGATTTGGAAGATAAGATTTACGGTTGGGGCGAGGAAGTCGAAAGCAATGCGGTGGATTTTCTGATTCACGCGCTGCGTAAGAAACTGGGTAAGGAAAGCATACAAAATGTGCGCGGTGTCGGCTGGCTTGTGCCGGCGGCTGTTTGA